The Deltaproteobacteria bacterium genome has a segment encoding these proteins:
- a CDS encoding helix-turn-helix domain-containing protein produces the protein MLAWANPMQAFHVFGDGRRKSRVVKAADPSRTRLTIRQVADELQCSEKTVWRWIKAGDLVAQRAGKGWRIHRNAIEGFLAKQQQVRKSRGRQVQRRPRRLRAV, from the coding sequence ATGCTGGCGTGGGCGAATCCAATGCAAGCGTTTCATGTGTTTGGTGACGGTCGACGAAAGTCGCGCGTTGTGAAGGCCGCTGATCCTTCGCGGACACGCCTGACCATCAGGCAGGTGGCGGACGAGCTGCAATGTAGCGAAAAGACGGTATGGCGGTGGATTAAGGCAGGCGACCTGGTTGCTCAGCGAGCGGGTAAAGGCTGGCGTATTCACCGTAATGCCATTGAGGGGTTCTTGGCCAAGCAGCAGCAAGTCAGGAAAAGCCGTGGACGCCAGGTTCAACGACGTCCACGGAGACTACGGGCAGTATGA